The Thermoplasmata archaeon genome segment GCGAGGAGCGCGACCATCAGGGCGAAGGCGAGCGTCGCTGTGCCGAGGGCCAGATGGATCGTGACGACGACCCAGTCGAGCGCGCTCGTGATCGTGAGGGCGCCGAAAGCGACCTGGGCCGCGAGGACCGCGAACGTGATCGTGGACAGCGTCACGATCCGCATCTCCGACCGGTGCCAGAGGAGCGCGAGGATCATCGTGAGCAGCACGAAGAGCGAGGTGAGGGCCGCGACGAGCCGGTGTGCGTACTCGACCGCGATGGTCGGGTCCGCGAGGTCCGGCACGACCGACCCGTTGCACAACGGCCAGTCCGGGCAGGCGAGGCCCGCGCCCATGCCCCGCACGGTCCCACCGAGGACGATCGTGCCGTACGCGAAAGCCACGGCTGCGATCGCCAAGAGCTGAAAGGTCTTTCGACGGTCGAGTCTCACTCCAACATCGACACGCCTGAGAGGCTCCCTCTCCATAAATTCTCGCTCGCCGCCTCCGGTCCTCGGCCCTCTCCGGTGCGCCCGTAGGCCGGATCCGTCTTCGCGCGAATGCGATCTGACGCGGACCGTGGAGCCGCTACTCGGACGGAG includes the following:
- a CDS encoding COX15/CtaA family protein; this encodes MEREPLRRVDVGVRLDRRKTFQLLAIAAVAFAYGTIVLGGTVRGMGAGLACPDWPLCNGSVVPDLADPTIAVEYAHRLVAALTSLFVLLTMILALLWHRSEMRIVTLSTITFAVLAAQVAFGALTITSALDWVVVTIHLALGTATLAFALMVALLALRIPTGAAREADAEGPSSLDEEMHHADTDEADGDP